gccgaatcttaagaaggacgttgcgacatATGTTGGtaggtgtttgacttgctcgaaggttaaagccgagcatcagagaccttctggtttacttcaacagccggaaatcccacaatggaagtgggaaaggatcacaatggatttcattaccaagctaccaaagacagtgggcggatacgataccatttgggttatcgttgaccgccttaccaaatctgcgcacttcctagcgatgaaggaaacggatacaatggagagacttgctcaattatacattaaggaggttgtatcacgacacggtgtacctttatcgatcatctcagatcgcgatccccgtttcgcctctagattttggcgttctttgcaagaagccatgggaactcgtctcgacatgagtactgcttatcatcctcagactgacgggcaaagtgaatgaacgattcagaccttggaggacatgttgcgtgcatgtgttattgattttggaaaggcatgggaaaggcatttgccactcgccgaattctcgtacaacaacagttatcactcaagcattaatgctgcacctttttaagcattgtatggccgtaagtgccgatctcctatttgttgggctgaagtaggcgaaaagcaaatcaccggacccgaggtagtccacgaaacgacggagaagattgctcagattcaagctagacttaagactgcccgcgatcgtcagaagagttatgctgatcttaaacgtaaagactttgaattcaacgttggtgatcgtgtaatgttaaaggttgcaccttggaagggtgtgatccgttttggaaaacgtggaaagttaaacccacgatacattggtccttttgaaatcttggaacgtgttggacccgttgcataccgtttggatctaccagcacaattgagctcagttcatcctaccttccatgtatcgaacttgaagaagtgtcttgctgcacccgaacttatcataccattggaagaacttactattgacgacaaactccactttgtggaggaacctgttaaaattatggatcgtgagatcaaaactttgaaacgcaacaagattccgattgtacgggtacgatggaatgccaaacgaggacctgagtttacttgggagcgagaggatcaaatgatgcgaaagtatcctcaccttttcccgactcctccatctacctcagcttaaatttcgggacgaaattttctttaacaggtgggtaatgtaacgaccctggaatttccaacgttattttattaataattattattattaatacgcgtgtttaaacgaatgtacgttattacatttacatgttgccatgattgcccgtacttgacttttaagtgcccgaaacgtctttgtgacacccggaacttgcacgaataatatttctagatattatttgcattcatgattagttttattaatcattttaattaacaaaggttacttgttagttacttgggctttaattggatttatttgttaaatacttgaacttgggctttgattagtgttaatgggcttataagcccaccctacacacttaagtgGATTAGTTGGCCCATCTCTCATGTAAGTGTTACAATTAGACTTAACTAGATGAAGTAACCTAGTATGGAATCTAGTCACAACATActtgcaccttatccccatgaacatacacctaataaccaacttttgaaacaattacatGAAGTAACTAGTGGGCTCTTCTCTTCCCCCTCTTTCTTGATGAAACCGTCGGCCAAGCTTGGTTGGAGGGAGGTtcaatttatttttttttgtattacttagtCACTAGTTCACTTCACTTTTTACACACACCAAAATACTTGCATttcctctcatttttctctcaagtttTTCTCTCAAGTGTGAGTTCTTTAAgactttttcttctcttctttctttGCCTAAAACCGAACCATaacactctcatcatcatcatactttgtttgttttaatctttgtttacttgtgttgattactagtagttgttaGTCACTTATTTACTTGGTTTCAAGAAACAAACTTGCTAGTTTATTTCttctttatcttgtatttacaagaacaaacaagaactaaacttactagtttatgttctacatatattgtttcaaaagatataagttcattgttgttgaaatcatacttgtaagtcatggaagtaaacttaaagtttactttacttaaagatcaactttggttgaatctttaaagtatgagtaacccttgaactaattacttgtttaattaacttgtttctttattttatacactttaatttcatgtagttagtttatatggtcaagtactacaagctagtcttgatctcatatctcttgaacaaattaagttaactttgaaagttcaagaacacacaaataagttttccttaaatataactttggatctagacttttgagtcttggatcttcaagatcaaactaagaactatgttctactacttatgatcttgattagttagtttactttcaagtttgtaacttgttattagctttaaagtccatctatgtgttagatctaagaccttgatgcaactttggttcatcaaacttcatacaactcttaagtgagttgtgcttcatgtcttagacttgcacatgggttatgatggtcaagacttggttaagatgatgtagatatatcaatgagttgtacacttgaagctatatgcatcaaggatgagaaccatgatgaacatcaagcaccaagaccaccggaacccttttaaactcactgcttctgtccaaaacctactgacctgatgcttctggaagagaccagtagacctgggctgttctaaccttgatttttagatagaacttttcgagtagataacttttcatataggactcgtcttaatccgagttacggtttaggatttatggccctccgatcgttactatgtcctttaacgttgtgcagaaatttctgacctactcgcacttagaccgtcgccacggtcaaaacaagacgagtttgcttctgtaaattttaccacacttaagggactcatagacggagccatggccactggtctcaccttaattcagtaagggtagaggccgtggtgatggactgaagtcagactttgttgaaaactgctttcataaacgaaacttactttacgccttttgtttgatgatgaatgatgatgacccttaagaccttaattacatacttttaaacctattaagatgatttactgacttagtactatttgacttaggttgaggacatcagaccgtttacttgcacacccttcccgactactactttaccgctacatatcattgtgagttatagcattccctttttactttaacttattttgggaactgagaatacatgcggatttattgttttacatactaggcacgagtacttaaactttatatatgtgtgggttatacaacggcataaacattccctttagctcggtaacgtttaatcattggtttttgaaccgtgaacgcgaatcttagatatggatccatagggtttgacatccccactcgggctagtcgcgttagcagtcaacgagtgtttaatacttcgtaaacatacgcactcgccaagtttactttcagggggtattttaaacgttaagttagttaccaagtgcccacggttaacatatactttatcatactgttttgaaacgctctttgtagcactgaaatctcgtggcctaccttacatactgttatacttaaactatagctcaccaacctttgtgttgacgtttttaagcatgtatttctcaggtgcttgaggttgcttccgctgtgtactagtcgtgctgtagaacccgctgcttagagttgttatcgcatgactacttatcttgcatttaaacttatttacttttgaaactatgatatgtaacgacctttggggtcacgtacacttatttatttgcttctacttagtgaagcattcttttgaaatgtaaaacatttgatgtcggttatgacatcacctttttatcgtgaatgcaacttctttaattacagcatgtaatacttaaccttgtaatgatcctgttgttgatgattcgtacacgatggtttcgtacggggcatcacaacagcAATATCCAAAACTCATAACGATAATACCTTTTTCATTTTCTCAACATGAATCGATATTCACAACTCATAACGATAATACCTTTTCATTAACAACTCGTTAGGGTAATTCCTACAAAATTAATCAACAACCCATAACAACGATACCTGAACGATTTAAAAAACTTGTATGCGTAATCAAATCTTTATTGATACTATGAACCCTAATTTCAGATTAAATGctttatccaaaaaaaaaaaagtcatattaattacaaattacaaataaatataaatagacATACCTTATGCATATGATGATATCATCGATTTTTTTTTGGAACGGAAATGATATCAGCGATTTCAAGCGGTTATATGAAATCCATTTTTGATCTGACGGTTTTTTTTTGTTTAACTTTAAAGAGCAATAGTAAGCTATTGGTTAATTAAAGAGGCAATACATTAGGGTTTTTTTAAACTACAGAAACTGAAACTGATGGGAGGTTATATTGACAGTTGAATAATGTGTTTATTATTAATCCGTATTTGAATTTGAAATTTGAATGGATACTGTTTAAAGTGATTGAATTAAGCAAGGTTAAAATAGTTAAGTTAATAAAATCCTTAGTTAAGATAGTAAGGTCCTAGTTAAGACAAATCCTATGCGTTAGATCTATTTTTTTAAGGGTGGGGATTAAGTCTCTCTGAGTTTTTTTAAAAGTATTAACTAATATGGGCTTTGTTTTAATATACAGAGAAGATATTTGGTTGGTATTGTTTTTGTTGATATTCGAGGTTTCAATATTCAAACTGGATATGTAGTAGACTAGTAGCTATTAAACtgattttttaaattttaattctTAATTTTTCGATTAATATTTACCAAATACCGGGTTTCAGATCAGCTGTCTTTTTACAGGGTCGCGCTACAACACCTAGTTAGTCTTATAATTTGTGGttgcttatttttttatttttattttttggaaAAGCAACAATCTTATATTAAAATACCAAACGAAATAGGGGTATCCCCTTACAGAACATGACAAAACGAGGTAGGAATACACAAATAACCCAAGGGTTATAAAGATCAGTCTCCTGAATCTCATGTCTTCTCCGACCCACGTTGATCTTCAACCCGAGAGTGGATGATAGTATGATTAGTTCAACTATATTTTTCTTTGAGTATATTCATAAAATTATATGTTGTTACAACTATATATGGTTGCTCAGTTTGTGCAAAAACAGGAGGGTTATTAATAAATGTGTATCATCATTGTTGTGAGAGTGAGCGGGTATTGCTACCTGCTGAGTTAGAAGCTTCTGTTTTGATTCTTGATCCTCACGTTTTTATGCATTATCAGTCAACTTTTATGATATCCCATATATAGTATGTAGGTGAGGTACAACCGATGTGTTGTGTCAATACAAATTGACTAACCTACCAATATACATGTTTTCATTTTAGCTAAAAATTTAAGTTAACTCATGTGACCTACTTTAGAGAAAAAATTTACCCTTAAGACCACTCCCAACGGTTCGAGAACGGGAACCGCCCTCAGCCCACTCCTCCGCCGCCCTCGAGGGCGCCGATGGCATTCCAGCCGCCCTCGGCCGCCCTCCAATCTCTTTCCTGCTTCCGTTCTCGATTAAATCATATGTATCACAGTTTGAGGGCGGGCAACGGTAGTAAATCAGAAACAGAAAATCAGAAACAGAAGTAGCCGTTGGCTACCAAcggttttttttttccttttcttttttctATATAAACACCCAATATATTTTACCAAATAAACATACAAACACTCTTTTACTTCCAACTAAAACCATTATTCTTTCAACATTACTCATCTCAAACCCATTTCCAACTAAAAAAAAAATGCCTAAAAAATCATCCAAATCATCCAAGAACAATCAAAATTTAACGTCCGAGCCGTTCTACACACAACAAAGTAATGATTTTTTCCAAACGCTACTTGAATCACAAATGTATAACTCACCTACCGGTTCATCTTCTAACCCGAATCAAGGATTGGGGTTCGCATCTTATGCTTCACGTTCACCCGCACAAATATAAAACCAAAATGTCCAAAGATATCAAGTTATATATCGGAATTTACTCGAAGCTTGAAAATTTTTGGCAAAGTGGCCAAAACGAAGCCGATATCATGTCACATGTTCGACGTGCGTTTAAGGATCAAATGGGTCGTAACTTCTTATACGAGGATGCGTGGAAAGTTCTCAAAGAATGTCCGAAATTTTTAACATACGAAGGATTCGTGAACAAAAAACATACTCCTATGGAGTTACCGAGTGATGGACCCACGAATGAAAGTGGTCCGAGTGGTGGAGCCGCGGGTCCGAGTGGTGGAGCCGGGAATCAAAGTGCTCCGAATTTCCATGAAGAACCTTTACGTCGTCCGCCGGGTCGTGCAAGTTCCAAGACTCATAGGAGTTCGGGTTCATCCGATGCGGCCTCACGTTTGTCGTCCGAGGAAGCCCGCCAAACGTTAATCGAAACCGCAAATGCTACAAGGTTAACCATGGAAAAATATACATTGAAACCGAGAGGCGTACCATGTTGGATAGTTTAACGTTTCTTACACAACCTTGTGCACCCGACATGACTCCCGAACAACACGCGTTGGTGATGAGAGCCAAAAATAAGATCCAAAAAATTTATCAAAACGCGTTTCAATCCGACGACGAAGACGACGAGTAgtgttttatttttttaatttatatgtTCTTGTATTGTATTTTAATTTATGTCTTTTTAATTTCAAAAAAATGTAACCgtaactttttaatttaaaaaaatgtgttgttCAAAAAAATATAATTGacataaaattaatataatattaataataataataatagtaataaatattaataaaaaaatgtgGGGCCATGTGATGGGGAGGAAGGATGTCATGGTTGTTAGTGGTGTGTGATGGAGAGGAagtgaaaaataaatggagagagaaagctgatgtggcgctaaTGTGGCGGTGTGTCCTGGGGAGGAAGtacgtcatggttgggagtggtctaatGCTTAGATATATATGCACTGATTTGAGTATGTATGTATTACGCATGTGCCAATATTTGAGAGGCATTATTCAAAGTAATATATTAAAGAATTTACTGGCATCGACATTCTTAACATTGTGAGACTACCTGACATCCAAATAATAAGAGTTGGTTTTATGATCTTACGTATGCAAAAAACAATGGATCTGCCTTTAATTCTACATGTGCAAACACTATAGATTTGCCTTTAATTTTCACTAACGCTTTTATATTGTAATTACAGTGATGGAAATCCTCAAATTATGTGTAGCGTTATACAAATAGCCGGTATAATCTTAACAAGGATGATCTTCGGAATAATGATGCTGCCAGAATGATAAATTAGAAATTTTGAGACTTCTATATACTGATTTGTGTTGGCTAATTTGTGACGATATTCTGTTTATGTAAGAATGGTTGATGAAAATGAGAACTCAATGGTAGAAGAGGGTTGAAAGGATAAAAAGAATAAGAAAAAGAAGGGAGGTAATAACGCTGCTAAAGAAGTTCAAGTTgtactatagatagatagattatggtggatcatttaattaattaggtCAGTCATATTTTTAATGTAAATTTCAGGAATATCATTCATGACTTGTGTAATGACTCGTTTTGATTCTCGGAGCATGGCAATGGTGGTATGTAGCATCTTCCTTTTAATATCCATCGgtagttcatcatcatcatcatccgacGTCGTATTCTCTACACCATTGTCACGCACAACCATCTCGTACGCTATTCCCATATACATCTCTTTGTTCACTATTTTCCTAATCCAAAACTGAAGCTGAAGCGCAGTCCAATCTACCATTCTTTTTAGAGCAATGTTCCAGTAAGCAGTCATCCTCATTTTCAGATCAAAAGCCTGATTTATCATGTTTTCTGATACATTTAATAGGTGCTTAAACTCCATCTTCCCATAACCTTCtacatacattgttatattattgtcattattgtcATTATTACGATGATTGTGGATTACCTTCAAAAACTCGTCACGAGGATTGCCCATGAGCATGTTCAAACTCGGTATATAGTTGGGGTCACAAGTGTAATCTGTGATCTTCTCCGTCTCTAACATTTGAATGAATCTTTCAATAAACGCATCCTTGATGTCATCCATCACGTTCCGGGTTGCTTTTTTCATGGAAGAAAGCAACCATGGATAGTTGTTATTCCCACAACGATCAATCAAGACTCTTAAACATACGGTTTCAAGGTAATCGAACACCTTTTTTACAAATTCAATCGGCAAATCCGATATAATTGTAACTTTTCTTCTAAGCAACTGAAGGAACACGGAGCGTGGATATAAATAAGGCAACCGGGTACCGTTGGTTTTCTCCAAAACCTCAATCTCCTCAACCAGAAAGTTGTTAGGGAATTTGATACTTGTATGGAGTTGTTCTGAAAATTCGTCCAACATTTCGACCAAGCGAACAGTGCCATGCATATCTTTATCATCCACATCCTCATCAAACTCGCCTTTTATTAAGATCTTTTCGAGACTGCTCTCGACGGACCCAATGATTTGCATAAATCCGGTCATTCCATGAGAAATACTCATAAGATTATGGGATAATTTATCTAGCTCCAAAATTGAAGCCTTTAGTTTGTCATCAAGGTCCTTGATGACGTCTGAAAACCATCTTGATATGATCATTAATTGAATCCGATTAATCCTACGGGCCAAGGAAGAAATACCAACCATGGAGGTTTTAAGATGTGCCGAAAACGCGGGTGTCTTTCTCTGGAAGAAAGTTGCTTCTCGGATTTGTGCTTCATCGTGCGTTTCCCCAGATCTCCGATTGCTAATTACAAATATCTGATTTTTGTGCATATTCAAATCGTTTCGCAGATACCTCTGAAAGTCGTCACCATTCCAAAATTGGTCGCATTTGGTATAGACGGTGAGTGCCCTCTCCTTATTAGTGTCCACATGGCGTGACATGGACGTCGGTGTTCTGATCTTCCGTAAAACTACACCGCACGCATTGATAACTTCTATGATGATACTATCTTTTGGCTTAATGTACTGTCTGAAACAATTAAGAAGTTCGTCAAGGGAGATCACAAAATGAAAATGTTCATTTTTCTCTAAGTTCACAAGTTCTAACGTTTTTGTAGCAATAAtaacaaattgttattattactatgttGGAGATAATCGGTTAATAGGTACAAATCAAAATCCTACATCGAAAATTAAAAGAAACTAATACAGTATATGCGTATGGgggctgattcgtacaccaccaaatttagccatacaccaccaaatatgcattacagtgttgtacagtacaatattTTAATGCACctttggtggtgtatggctaaaatCTAGTGGTGTACGAATCAGCTCCCTATGCGTATTAGCACATGGTAACATACTACGAGTAATAAACTTATGTGACATGTTGTTGAGCTAAAAACAACCCTACATACTAAATTATATATGTAGATTATTACGGAGTAATACAAATTTTAGAATCGGCATATATCTATACTACAACTTATTAATGAACATGACCATGTAGGTACTAAAGAGGAAAACGATACATAAGCACAGATATGTATCATCATCAACAAGCGTTTTTGTTCCGGGCAAATCGATAATGGTGAGATCCGGAATACCATTCTTCTTAACTATCAAAGTTATAGGTGTAGTGGATTTTTTCATAGCTTCAAGAATGGATTTTGATACCTCCTTTTCGTCCTTGATTCGTACCGTGTTTTTGTTGTAATCTAGTAGTAGATCAGGTTCAGGATTCCAATGTCTTTGAAACCTCATTATGAGAGGTACCCTTGTTGGGGGATCAAATCCAGATTGCAAATTTGAACCCACGAGTAAGTCTATCA
This genomic window from Rutidosis leptorrhynchoides isolate AG116_Rl617_1_P2 chromosome 2, CSIRO_AGI_Rlap_v1, whole genome shotgun sequence contains:
- the LOC139888071 gene encoding dynamin-related protein 4C-like, with the protein product MADNNMNIIVQVRNINTTTSNNDTLKSDFPPLLSPYIDNIRPILDKIDQLRRLNVIKEGIPLPSIVFIGDQHTGKSSVIDLLVGSNLQSGFDPPTRVPLIMRFQRHWNPEPDLLLDYNKNTVRIKDEKEVSKSILEAMKKSTTPITLIVKKNGIPDLTIIDLPGTKTLVDDDTYLQYIKPKDSIIIEVINACGVVLRKIRTPTSMSRHVDTNKERALTVYTKCDQFWNGDDFQRYLRNDLNMHKNQIFVISNRRSGETHDEAQIREATFFQRKTPAFSAHLKTSMVGISSLARRINRIQLMIISRWFSDVIKDLDDKLKASILELDKLSHNLMSISHGMTGFMQIIGSVESSLEKILIKGEFDEDVDDKDMHGTVRLVEMLDEFSEQLHTSIKFPNNFLVEEIEVLEKTNGTRLPYLYPRSVFLQLLRRKVTIISDLPIEFVKKVFDYLETVCLRVLIDRCGNNNYPWLLSSMKKATRNVMDDIKDAFIERFIQMLETEKITDYTCDPNYIPSLNMLMGNPRDEFLKVIHNHRNNDNNDNNITMYVEGYGKMEFKHLLNVSENMINQAFDLKMRMTAYWNIALKRMVDWTALQLQFWIRKIVNKEMYMGIAYEMVVRDNGVENTTSDDDDDELPMDIKRKMLHTTIAMLRESKRVITQVMNDIPEIYIKNMTDLIN